The Verrucomicrobiota bacterium genomic interval ATCGGTGGTGTGGCCTTGGTTGGCCATGTTGGTGACGAGGCCATAGTGGTCCTTGGCTTTCTGGAGAGTGCGCCCTTCCCAGATGGTGTGGGCGAGGGGCTTTTGCGTGCAGACGTGTTTCCCACGCTGCATGGCTTCCATGGTGGCCACAAAGTGGGTGTGATCGGGGGTGTTGATGCAGACGGCATCGATCTCGTCTCCCAAGGCATCGAACATCTTGCGGAAGTCCGCGAACTGGCGCGCCTTTTCGAGTTGCGGGAACTTCTCACCATATTGGAGAAAGCGCTCGGAATCGACATCGCAGAGCGCCACGATGTTTTCCGTTTTGGCCAGCTCTTTGTAAGCCATTTGAGCGATGCCACCGGCTCCGATCATGGCGAGGTTCAGCTTGCCATTGGCGGAAGGCCCCCCCTGGCCAATGGAAAAGTGGGGGAGGGAGGAGGCCGCTACGGTGGCAGCGGAGGTTTTCAGGAATTTGCGGCGGTCCATAACGAAAGCGGTAAGGAGTGAGGCTCGACATTCTGTCGGGAAATTGCAAGCAATAATCCCGGTTGACACTGGATGAGGCAGTCACGTAATTTCCACGGGCGATCTTCTGCCACCCCCTATGAAAGCCTCTCCTTTTGTCCCTCGAGCTTCCCGAAGCAGCGCTGCCTTCACCTTGATCGAGCTGCTGACCGTGATCGTCATCATTGCGGTTCTGGTCTCCTTGTCCACGGTCGGCTTCACCAAGGTCCAGCAGCAAGTCCGCAGCATGGGAAACTCGAACAATTTGCGGCAGTGCGCTCAGCTGATGCTCTCCTGGTCGGCCGAGTCCGGCTACTACCCCCGTCTCGGGAACAATCGGACTTTCTTCGACACCAACAACATCATGGTGGGGGACGAGTGGTATCATCTGCCCGGCCTGGAAGAGGAGATGATCACGGCCAATCCCCTCGATTCGCCTCTCCTTTCCCCGGCCGTCGAGCCGGAAATGGAAACCCCTCCCACCGGCGACGCCAGCGTGGGCGTCATCACTCATTTCGCTTACCTCCCCGGCCCCGCCAACAACTCCCCCACCACCAATCCACCCTTGCCGGTGGGAGCCATCGCCAATCCCACGGAGCTGATTCTTTTGGCCGACCAAGGACCGGAATCCACCGAGAACGGAGAGAAGTATCTCAGCGCGGCCGGCATCATGATGGGAGACGCCTTCGACATCGCCACCACCAAGCAGGACAGCGACCCCAACGAGCCCGTCACCCTGACGAGTCCCTACCTCGAGTTCCGCCAACGGGCGGGCGACGGGGTGGGCATGGATTTCGCGCGCCATCGGAATGGCAAAACCCAAATGGTCTTTCTCGATGGGCACGTCGAGTCCCGACGGCCGGGGGACTTCTTCGTGAAAAACTTCGTCCCCCAGTAGCGGGATCTCGGCTAGCTCGAGAAGTAAAAGGTGACGTAGTTGGTGGCGGACAACTCCTCTTCGCGCATCCGCCGGGGCTCGCTCGAACTGCTCCAGCTTTCCAGGAAAATGTATTCCCGGGTCGCGGCTTGGAAGCCGATCAGGACCGAGGCATGGAGGGGTGCCCCCCCGGCTTTGGTGGGGTAGGTTTCTCGCTCGGCCGAGTCGGGCGGGGCCATGCGGAGAGAGGGGTCTTCCTGGTGGGCCCGAGCGTGGCGACTGTGAAAACGATTGCGCTCTTCGGAAAAGTAGCGCCAGACAATGACCGGCAAGCCGCGGCTGAGGGAGTCTTGGGCGCGGGCCGCGTCGAAGCCGAGCTGGCGTTGGCAGCGGAGGCCGGCCTCGCGC includes:
- a CDS encoding type II secretion system protein, giving the protein MKASPFVPRASRSSAAFTLIELLTVIVIIAVLVSLSTVGFTKVQQQVRSMGNSNNLRQCAQLMLSWSAESGYYPRLGNNRTFFDTNNIMVGDEWYHLPGLEEEMITANPLDSPLLSPAVEPEMETPPTGDASVGVITHFAYLPGPANNSPTTNPPLPVGAIANPTELILLADQGPESTENGEKYLSAAGIMMGDAFDIATTKQDSDPNEPVTLTSPYLEFRQRAGDGVGMDFARHRNGKTQMVFLDGHVESRRPGDFFVKNFVPQ